TTTTTAGTAGCTAATGAATTGAAATTAAGCCATAGGTTTCAGCGCATCTTTAAGCAGGCCCGCATCTTGTCATGCCAGTGCTAGAAATAGATGCTGATTCAACAGAAAATTGAATAGCATATGCATTTGGTTGCCCCGATCAAAATAAACAGGAATTTGCTCAGGTGAAATATTGGCTTCTGCCAGCAAGATAGCATCTGCCCGACGAGCAGTCACAAACTCTCGCATCCGTTCTAGAAAATGCTTTAAATCTACTGAATTGGCATCGTCAATACTTACTTCTTCGATCAAAAAGGGAGCCGCATCAATCCGAAAACCTGACACTCCCAGTTCTAGCCAGAAACCCATAATGCGAAGAATTTCGTCTTGCACTTCAGGGTTGCTGATATTAAGATCAGGTTGCTCTTTATAGAACCCATGTGGGATCTATTCATGGGCTAGTCGTTTGAGCATCAGTCTAATGAAGCAGAGATTGATTTTTGCAGTGGCATGACTGAGAGTTCGCTCAAAGTTTTTGACCAAACTCTTACAACGTTCCATCCAAGCATTCGAGCGTTCGATCACCCATCGAGTTGCGACTATGACAAATCCGGTTTTCCCTTGAACAGCTTTTTCGGCTTTAGTAGGTTTGGGTGCTAAGTCAAACCGAATCTTGGTCATTATTTGGGGATAGAGTTTGTGGAGTTCGGTTGTAATTTTACCCAGATGATACCCGTGGTCGAGCAAAATCGTAATATAAAGGAATGTTCACGGGTTTGGCGCGAAAGTAATTGATTGGTTGTAAAGACGCGAAATTATGCGCTTCGCGAACGCGTCTCTACAATTGATTGCCCATACCTAACACACCCTACAGTCTACATTCCAAGTATCAACTTACAGCGATGAGTATGTAATAACCTAAACTCCTGCTGCGCTACTTGGTCTAACATAAAGATTAAATGCTCAGGTCGCAACATCGTCCCATCATTCAAACAACTACCGATATAACGCAACTCAACAGAATTATCTCTGTGTTTGTTTGCTTCCTTGATCTCCAAATCAAACAAGCGATCGCACAAATTAACAAGCTTCTTCTTCCCAGATTTAGTAGTTTGTTCCCACGAAATCTCCTCACTTGCTTTCACCGTCTCAACCCAACTTTCCCACTGTTCAACTGTTGCTGATGTCTCACTTTCAACTGTTAACAAATACTCAGCTTTCTCTAAAGACTGCGTAGCTGAAGGCGCTTTTAAATCAATTTCTTCAACTTCATAAACTGAAATATCAGACGGTAACTTTGCTACCAAATTCTGTTTGAATATCTCAATATCCATCCATTGAGTTAATTCAAAATCTACAATATCCCCACTACTGGTAGCACCCAAAGGCAGCGCATTGGCAATCATAATTTTAGGGCTAGGATGGAAACCGCCAGTAAAGGCAACTGGTATTGATGCACGTCTAATCACGCGATCAAATAAACGTGCTAAATCTAAATGACTTACCAACCTCATATCACCTTGCTTACCAAACCACACCCGTAGGCGTTGCACTCGTGCTTGATTTGGCTGAAAGTGACCAGCAAATTGTGGTATCTCTGGCGGTGCAATGACAATATTGTGACCAAAATCAGTGCCACACACACCACAATGAGAACAACCTTCAAAGGAACAGTCTGGAACTGTTGCTGCTTCTAAAGCTTTTTGTAAATCAGCTTTCAGCCAGTTTTTATCAATTCCTGTATCAATATGATCCCAAGGTAAACGCCCATCTAAAGGGTTTTGGTTTGATGTATCCTCAAAAACATTCCATTCCCCTTGTTCTACTTGGCGGTATTTCCAGCTTAAATTAGCTTCTGCGATCGCATTTCCCCATGCTGCAAATGCCCGCTCTATACTATCAAACCACGAATCCATCCCCGCGCCCAATTCCCAAGCCCGACGCAACACAGGCGCTAAACTTCTATCCCCCCGCCCAATAAAATCTTCCATCGCAGAAAGACGCACATCTGTGAAATTAACTTTCACCCCCCTCATATTTCTAAATTCATTTCTCAGCAACTTCTGCTTACGTTCAAACTCCGCAGTAGAAACAGAATGCCATTGAAAAGGTGTATGCGGTTTCGGTGTAAAGTTAGAAATAGTGAGATTAAAATTTAAAAATCTTTTCCCAGGTGCGCGGCATTCTTGTTTTAACCAGCGCACAGTTTCAGCAATACCTACGACATCTACGTCTGTCTCTCCGGGCAAGCCGATCATAAAATAAAGTTTAATCTTTTCCCAACCTTGCTCAAAGGCGGTTTTAACACCCCGCAAAAGTTCTTCGTTAGTTAAACCTTTATTAATAATATCCCGCATTCGCTGTGTACCAGCTTCCGGCGCAAAGGTTAAACCACTTTGTCTATTACCGCCAATAATATTAGAGATGTTTTCATCAAATCTATCTACGCGCTGACTTGGTAAAGATAAAGTAATATTTTCATCTTTCAGGCGGTTTTTAATCTCCATCCCCACCGCAGGTAGTGCGAGATAGTCGGAACAACTTAGAGATAATAGGGAAAATTCATTATAACCAGTAGCACGCATTCCCTTTTCAATAGCATCTACTACTGCTTCCGGTTCCACATCTCGCGCAGGTCGAGTTAACATCCCTGGTTGGCAAAAGCGACAACCGCGAGTACAACCGCGCCTAATTTCAATCGCTAGTCGGTCATGTACAGTTTCAACTACTGGAACCAACCCCATAGAATATGCTGGCATGGGAGTTGCTACTCGTCTGATAATTCGCGCTGGTACATCAGCACGATTAGGATGAACTGAACCATCATCCGCCAGATCATAAAATTGCGGCACATATACACCAGGAACTTGTGCCAAATCGAGTAATAGCTGTTCGCGGCTTAATCCTGCTGCTTTGCCTTCTTCTAAAACTAAACCAATTTCCGGCAGTAATTCCTCACCATCTCCTAAAGCAACAAAGTCAAAAAAGTCTGCGTAAGGTTCAGGGTTAGAAGTCGCAGTCTGTCCACCTGCAAAAATTAAAGGACATGAACTACCAGCACGTTCTTTCCAAGTTAAAGGAATGCCAGCTAAATCCAGCATTTCTAGGATATTAGTCGCTCCTAGTTCATAACTCAGGCTAAAACCTAAAATATCAAATTCTGTGAGCGATCGCCTTGACTCTACAGCAAATAAAGGCGTTTGAGTTTGTCGCAGTTTGGCAGCTAAATCTGGGGCGGGTAAATAAGCGCGATCGCACAATTGCCTTGGCTGGGCATTTAAAATATTGTAGAGAATAATATGCCCTAAGTTAGATGCGCCAACTTCATATACTTCTGGGTAAGTAAGCACCCAGCGAACTTCCGCACTATCCCAAGCTTTGTGAATTGCCCCCAACTCGTTTCCTAAATAACGTGCTGGTTTGAGAATTTCTGCCGTGAGTAACTGCTCAACTGCAACTGCCACTATTAAATAAGCCTCTTGTTCAGCGCAACTATTTAGCCATCCTCACTATAACGGATGTTGTTAGTAGCGCATCGCGCAAATCAATTCTGCATCAACATTCAACCTTTTGCATCAATCAAGAAAATCTCTGCTTACATCTGCGTTAATCTGCAAGCAAAAACAAATTTGTGCTTTTAGAGACAGGTCTATTCAGGTTATTCCCTTTAAACTTTGTGTTTTCCTTGGCAGGGGAGGCAAAGCAGACAGGGGGAGAGAAGAAGAAGAAATGTTCTATTAAAGAACATTTGCACACTAATTCCGCACATAGGCGATACACCCCCTAGTATTGTCGCTTTAATTATCCGCGCTCATATTGGTGAGCGAGATTTTAAAAAAACTACTCCAGACTGGAAACAAAAGAGCGATCGCTACCGTCTTAATTGATACATTAAATAACTCATCATCGAGTTTTAATATCAGATTAAGTGAAATTCCCAGTTTTAGTGCTAACTTAACGTTGCTTCAAAAGCTGCTTGATTTTCAAAAATCTCAAATACTCGATCAAGTTGGGTTAATTCAAAAATCATCCTGACTGCGGGGGAAACTGAACAAATAATAAATCTTCTTCCTAAACTCTGAGCCAGATTGAGTGCAGATACCAAAGTCATCAAACCAGCACTGTCTATATACTCGATTTGCTCCATGTCTAGCAACAAAATCGACACGTCAGGCGCGGCGACGGCTTTAGTTAACTGACGCTGAAACCCACCTGCATTAGCAGCATTAACATAGCCCTTAGCTGGAAACACTGTAACTTGTGGTTTGACAATCATTGTTTGCATGGTTCAATCCTGATTATAAAAGCTATAAATTTTAAATTGCGCTAATTCTTAGAAGATAGACTGATAACTCTACTCTTGACCACCTCTAGGGAAAGATTTTGTTAAATATTTATACAATTTATTGTTGACCTGAGATTTTTTGGGTAATTAATCGGCAAATAGTATCCAGCAATACTAAAACCTGTGAGGTTTTCTCGCAAATCCGTACAGGGATCTAAGTAAAACGAGAGTAAACCCATATACCGGAGGATAGATACAATGAATTTATTTTTGGTAAAAAAAAGTCTTGCAGACTCTACTTTAGAAATATGTTTTTTAAGCTAATGTTAAATATTGTTATTAATAGAATTAATCATGATAAATTGTATTTGTTGCCAGATTTGAAAAAGGTTATACCAAAAAATAATTAACAGTTAATTTATAAATTAACTAAATATTTTTCTCTTCATGTTATATTAAATAGCAAATATATTAACATCAATTTTTTATTTACCCACTTTAATCAAAATGTCCTATGCAAACTACTTACGGTATCCGTCAACTTGTTGAAAAAGCTCTCTATATCAAAAAATTGACACCCGATATAGAGAATGAAATTAATTACGAACTCACGCGGATGGGTCACATCTCTGATGTGGATTATGAAGCCTTAGAGTTACTGATGGCAGAAATGGATGCGGGTCGGGTGCAGTTAGTTCCGAGTTGGTTAAGCTGATTTAATTTATACCTAAATAAGCAGAAGAAATCCCCTTTAGTCATCTCCAGAAATTAAAGATGCCTTACCTAAAACTATTGTAGAGACGCGAAATGGCACTCTGTGCCGCTATGCGCTACCCGCAGGCTACGCCAATGCGTCTCTACTTTTATCAAGAAGCATTAAAAACTTGAGGATAAGCTTCCCACACTTGGCGAACAAATAATCTCAACTGCTTGTTTGCCCCAGCCTTGTCCTGCGGTTGCCTTTCTGGGGTATCCAAGTGCATTAATAAAGGAATCACCTCTATATCTAGTGCAGCACTAAACAGAGTTATCGGCAGTAACAAATCCGCACCTTGCCGCAAATCATAAACATAAACTGTATTGTCTGTTGATAGCCCAGGCGGAGAATATATGTCCATAGTCGCCACCATCAAAGGACGCGCCCAGCAGATTTGGCGCGCTGTCACTATTTGGATAACTTCTGCGTAAAGACGAGTATTTTCATGCTCTAAATAAACAATCTGACGAGGCTCAAAGGTATCTGTCGGAACGATTGATGCTGGATTCACTTTGATAAATAGACTAGCTGTATATCTGTGTGCATCTGTGTTTATCTGTGGTTTAAAGCCCTTTACATCTCCTTTAAGGATATGCTTTAACACTCATCACTACATCAGTAGCAGTGTCATCTCACTTGAGCTTAAGTTTCCCACTAATTGGTGGCGAGTATATACCACCACCATCTTCCTGATAATTGTTAATTGTTAATTGTTAATTGCTACTTGAGCTTCATTAACCGACTCTCGC
The Oculatellaceae cyanobacterium DNA segment above includes these coding regions:
- a CDS encoding alpha-amylase family glycosyl hydrolase, with translation MPHGFYKEQPDLNISNPEVQDEILRIMGFWLELGVSGFRIDAAPFLIEEVSIDDANSVDLKHFLERMREFVTARRADAILLAEANISPEQIPVYFDRGNQMHMLFNFLLNQHLFLALA
- a CDS encoding STAS domain-containing protein, which gives rise to MQTMIVKPQVTVFPAKGYVNAANAGGFQRQLTKAVAAPDVSILLLDMEQIEYIDSAGLMTLVSALNLAQSLGRRFIICSVSPAVRMIFELTQLDRVFEIFENQAAFEATLS
- a CDS encoding TIGR03960 family B12-binding radical SAM protein produces the protein MAVAVEQLLTAEILKPARYLGNELGAIHKAWDSAEVRWVLTYPEVYEVGASNLGHIILYNILNAQPRQLCDRAYLPAPDLAAKLRQTQTPLFAVESRRSLTEFDILGFSLSYELGATNILEMLDLAGIPLTWKERAGSSCPLIFAGGQTATSNPEPYADFFDFVALGDGEELLPEIGLVLEEGKAAGLSREQLLLDLAQVPGVYVPQFYDLADDGSVHPNRADVPARIIRRVATPMPAYSMGLVPVVETVHDRLAIEIRRGCTRGCRFCQPGMLTRPARDVEPEAVVDAIEKGMRATGYNEFSLLSLSCSDYLALPAVGMEIKNRLKDENITLSLPSQRVDRFDENISNIIGGNRQSGLTFAPEAGTQRMRDIINKGLTNEELLRGVKTAFEQGWEKIKLYFMIGLPGETDVDVVGIAETVRWLKQECRAPGKRFLNFNLTISNFTPKPHTPFQWHSVSTAEFERKQKLLRNEFRNMRGVKVNFTDVRLSAMEDFIGRGDRSLAPVLRRAWELGAGMDSWFDSIERAFAAWGNAIAEANLSWKYRQVEQGEWNVFEDTSNQNPLDGRLPWDHIDTGIDKNWLKADLQKALEAATVPDCSFEGCSHCGVCGTDFGHNIVIAPPEIPQFAGHFQPNQARVQRLRVWFGKQGDMRLVSHLDLARLFDRVIRRASIPVAFTGGFHPSPKIMIANALPLGATSSGDIVDFELTQWMDIEIFKQNLVAKLPSDISVYEVEEIDLKAPSATQSLEKAEYLLTVESETSATVEQWESWVETVKASEEISWEQTTKSGKKKLVNLCDRLFDLEIKEANKHRDNSVELRYIGSCLNDGTMLRPEHLIFMLDQVAQQEFRLLHTHRCKLILGM